From Anopheles arabiensis isolate DONGOLA chromosome 3, AaraD3, whole genome shotgun sequence, a single genomic window includes:
- the LOC120902800 gene encoding T-complex protein 1 subunit epsilon, giving the protein MMSLPGTFACDEYGRPFIVLRDQENQKRLTGNEAIKSHILAAKQIASIIRSSLGPKGLDKMMVSGDGEVTVTNDGATIMKLMDVDHEIGKLMVQLSQSQDDEIGDGTTGVVVLAGALLEQAESLLDRGIHPIRIADGFELAAQCAVKHLDTIAHPFPVSRDNKEPLIRVAMTTLGSKIVNKCHRQMAEIAVDAVLTVADLEKKDVNFELIKLECKVGGRMEDTCLVKGVVVDKTMSHSQMPTVLKDVKLAILTCPFEPPKPKTKHKLDVTSADDYRKLREYEQEKFLQMVKQVKDAGATLAICQWGFDDEANHLLLQQQLPAVRWVGGPEIELIAIATGGRIVPRFEELSSDKLGTAGVVRELSFGTTKDKMLVIEDCLNTRAVTVLIRGGNQMVTAEAKRSIHDALCVVRSLIRDSRIVYGGGAAEISCSLAVAREADQLSTLEQYAFRAFSVALESIPLALAENSGLSPIETLSELKARQGTENSSTFGVDCMLTGNSDMKEHHVIESLHSKKQQIVLATQLVKMILKIDDVRTPADH; this is encoded by the exons ATGATGTCCTTACCGGGAACGTTTGCCTGTGACGAATACGGGCGTCCGTTCATCGTGCTCCGGGACCAGGAGAACCAGAAGCGACTGACCGGCAATGAGGCCATCAAG AGTCACATCTTGGCAGCGAAGCAGATTGCCTCGATCATCCGTTCGTCGCTCGGACCGAAGGGTCTGGACAAGATGATGGTCAGCGGGGACGGTGAGGTCACGGTCACGAACGACGGTGCCACCATCATGAAGCTGATGGACGTCGATCACGAAATCGGCAAGCTGATGGTGCAGCTCAGCCAGTCGCAGGACGACGAGATCGGCGACGGTACGACcggtgtggtggtgctggccGGTGCCCTGCTCGAACAGGCCGAATCCCTGCTCGACCGGGGCATCCATCCGATCCGTATCGCGGACGGGTTCGAGCTCGCGGCCCAGTGCGCGGTGAAGCATCTGGACACGATCGCGCACCCGTTCCCGGTGTCGCGCGACAACAAGGAACCGCTGATCCGCGTCGCCATGACGACGCTCGGCAGCAAGATCGTGAACAAGTGCCACCGACAGATGGCCGAGATTGCGGTCGATGCCGTGCTGACGGTGGCCGACCTGGAGAAGAAGGACGTCAACTTCGAGCTGATCAAGCTGGAGTGCAAGGTGGGCGGCCGGATGGAGGACACCTGCCTGGTGAAGGGCGTGGTGGTGGACAAAACGATGAGCCACTCGCAGATGCCGACCGTGCTGAAGGACGTGAAGCTGGCGATCCTGACCTGCCCGTTCGAGCCGCCGAAGCCCAAGACCAAGCATAAGCTGGACGTCACGTCGGCCGACGACTACCGCAAGCTGCGCGAGTACGAGCAGGAGAAGTTCCTGCAGATGGTGAAGCAGGTGAAGGATGCGGGCGCAACGCTCGCCATCTGCCAGTGGGGCTTCGACGACGAGGCGAACCATCtgctgctccagcagcagctgcccgCCGTCCGCTGGGTCGGTGGACCGGAAATCGAGCTGATTGCGATCGCGACCGGTGGCCGCATCGTGCCGCGGTTTGAGGAACTGTCGTCGGACAAGCTCGGTACGGCGGGTGTGGTGCGCGAGCTCAGCTTCGGCACGACCAAGGACAAGATGCTGGTGATTGAGGATTGCTTGAACACGCGCGCCGTGACGGTGCTGATCCGCGGCGGCAACCAGATGGTCACGGCCGAAGCGAAACGCTCCATCCACGATGCGCTGTGCGTGGTGCGTTCGCTGATCCGTGACTCGCGCATCGTgtacggtggtggtgcggcGGAAATTAGCTGCTCGCTGGCGGTGGCCCGCGAGGCGGATCAACTCTCGACGCTGGAGCAGTACGCGTTCCGTGCGTTCAGCGTTGCGCTGGAGTCGATCCCGCTGGCGCTGGCGGAGAACAGTGGCCTGTCGCCGATCGAAACGCTGTCCGAGCTGAAGGCACGCCAGGGCACGGAGAACAGCTCGACGTTCGGCGTGGACTGCATGCTGACCGGCAACTCGGACATGAAGGAACATCACGTGATCGAATCGCTACACTCGAAGAAGCAGCAGATCGTGCTCGCCACCCAGCTCGTCAAGATGATTCTCAAGATCGATGACGTGCGAACCCCGGCGGATCATTAG